Sequence from the Fragaria vesca subsp. vesca linkage group LG4, FraVesHawaii_1.0, whole genome shotgun sequence genome:
GTTTGAACACCCAATAAGCTCAAGCATCTTACACTAGTTGATGCATCTCCTATTATAAACAATGTAACAATTTTATATATTTTGTTATATGAATGTTACAATTATATATGGTATCAGCTTACCGTACATGTATATGTTAATATGAAGATTACTTTGCACTTTGACAGAAACAGAGAAGAATAAAAAGAAGAATGTAAATGATTTACAAAGTGAATTGATTTGTAAATGTGTCCTTTTAAGCCTAGTAATGGTGATGGAAGGTTGGATTCTTCTAATGCAGTAATGCACCATTGATTTGGGAATGCTTCATTGGTGTTTCGATTTCAAAACTTCTTGATATGTCATGGGAATTAAATTGAAAATTTTCATTTCTATAATGTTTGAAAACTCTCATATCAATACATTATTAGATTGAGATACACTTTGACACCTGAAATCATCCCGAGTTTTCCTATTTATGCAGAAGTTACTACAAGTGTACAAATCAAGGGTGCAACGTGAAAAAGCAAGTCCAACGCCTTTCTAGAGATGAGGAAATTGTGCTCACCACATATGAAGGAATACATATTCATCCCACTGAAAATTCTGATGAAACCTTTGAGCAGATCATTAACCAAATAAGGACATAAAACACCAAAACAAGTCATGATATATATGTGTCCATTTGCAACGTGAAAGTTTCTAATCATATTCCTAGCTTATAACGCCGATTTGACTCTCTATTTTATATAATCCATATTTGGCTCTGTAAAAATGGAAACATACATCTTATATATATGCTCTAGTTCTCTGAATATAATGTTTATCTGATCTACAAATGCAAATCGTAGAGTAATTGAGAAAAAGAACAGTGTTGATGAGACTGGAATAATAAGAAATAATCAACTCTTGTAAGTAATCAGAGACAGTGGAAGAGAATGTCACGTTGGGACTAGAATCAGCTCATAATGTTCATTCCCATATCCATAAAGACCTCTGATACTGCAAACTGCAAATATAAGTGCAGCAATGGCAAGCACAGGCATGATCATAACAATGCAACTTACCCCATTACCCCCTTTAATCTTAACAACCTCCTTCTTTTCCACAGTCACCAGTTTCTCTTCTTCCTTCATTTTCTCACCGCATAAGGAAGAGGTTAAAGATGAAATGGAATCCTGAAAACAAACTTTAATCTCTTTGCTCTCACCTGATTCAACCTCTTCACCACCAGAACCACATAATGGAAGTGATCTCATCTCACTTTCTTGATCCCAATCATCCCAGCTACCCCATTCACTCTCTTCTCCTCCATAACCAATTTCAGTTTCTTCATGCTGATCTTCAAAAAGCCTCCTTCCCTTCAACTTGCCACTCTCAATCACAGCCCTTCGATCTCTTTTAATCTCTTCCACTGCCAGATCATTAGTCCTGACATTCCAGCTATCGCCTTTTGAGGGAGGCATTATGTGCTGAAGTGAAGACATGAGGTGCCTTGGAGAGTTGTCAAGGAGTTGATCAACAGTTTTGGCCAAGGTGCTTGAGGATGAAGAACATGATCTCCTCTTGGTTTTGGGGTTGGACTGTTTGTATGACTCCCACTCTTGTTGCAAATTCATGAACTGCTCTTGTAGCTTCTCTACTTGAGGACTTTTAACACTAGGGTCATTTGCCTTTTGGCTTTCCATGGTAGGGTCTTGTGAGGAGTGTAATTTGTAGGTGCTTTTGAATTGAAAAAGGGTTATCTGGATGATGATGAGTTTGGTGATTTAATTTTGATTTTCAAGCACAGTCAAGAAAGATAAGAATAAACCTCATTCTGAATATCATAACTCTTTTGAAAATTTGATTTTTGGAGTGAATGGGATTGTGTAGGGGACTCCTTTGTGATTCTTTATATTGTGGAAGAATTAATCAGGATCACTGAACCACTAATCATGATTTATAGTGGCAGGAGTAGATCATTACAGCCTCTGTTATCTACCCTACTACTTTGTGCTTTCCTTATTCTTTTGCTTTTTCCTTCTAGTTGTTAACATTTTCTTTCTTTTCTCCAATTTGGAATTTCTGCATATAGTGAAAGGAAACCTATTTGTGAAGCATCAAAAGAGAAAAGAAAATTCACTTATAGTAAATAATCTTTCCAGGTTAAAAGCACATTCTCTTGGGTAGTCTTTTACCTTAAAAGTCTCTGAAGTTTAGCATTTCAGTCAATGATTTTGATCTATACTGTTTCAAATTCGAGTATTTCCATAATCCTCTTGTAACGGCCAATAGATTTTAAATTCACATGAAAGATTGCTATGGAAATAAACTATGTGAGAATTTGATTAGGGTCAGTATTCTCAGTAATGATTAGAGTTCAATACCTAATTTTGTTTTGTTAAGAAAAACCCATCCTTACAAATCTTAACAACCTATGATCCCATAATCTCATCAGCACACCTAAATCATAAATATCAATGGACTTGACCTCGAAGATTAAACTTAAAGCAGCTTTCATCCCTTTGGCCTTTGCTTTCTTTGTTGCTCAATCCCCCCCTAGGCATCACCTCAAGAATGAATAATGTGTCACTAGGTGGACCTTGAGATTTTGGTATAATGATCCACTCCTGGACATCAACATAGTAATATACGCTCCATTAAGTTTTGAGGGACCAAATACTCAGATTCAAATGTCGATTCTCATACAAATGAAAGAAACATCAAGACATGAACTTGTTTAACAGTTGGATAACCCGATGAACAATGCACTCAGACTCGTAACTATGACTGTGAACATACATTGCCAATCATTGAATGTTGTAGTGTAAGGTTCACTAGCAAATACAGTCTGAGCAACGGATGAGTAATCAGAATCCGAACCGGAAAGGTAGGATTTTTATAAGCTACCTGAAGAGGGGTCAAGCCTCCTGAAAATTCTATTACCAACACTATATGGCAGTTAGGACTGTCCTACTTTCAACCCTTTGAACAATCAAATCCCTCTCTACAAGGCTGCTCAGCTTCCGGTGCTAAAGTTTGATAGGTCCTCTATGATGCCCTTTCCATCCATAGCATCAAAGAAGAAGAAATTCTTGAGAGGTTCTCCTTTGCCTGATATTGCTTTGATAACCTCCTGAGAAGTTCAGTACAAAACTATCAACGTCAGGGAATCAACATTTCATTATATTTCTAGATGGGAAGTAAACACTTTTACTTGATATAATAAGATGGATAGTCGGCACACCTGCCCCAGAATCCCACCAATGATGGGACAAACAGGAGGAAATTCTCTTGGATCTGTCACCAATCTTTCAAGGAGGGCATCAGGAATATGAGATTCCTTCAACGACTGCATGGTTGTTACGTTAGCAAGCGTAAGGCAATGCAGTAGGAAGAAAGATAACACTTTTAAGTACCACATTAGAAAGGCAAAAGAATAACAACTTTTAAGTACCACACCTGTGATTCACAGAATTCCTTCTTCAATTTCAGAACACCAGGAAGATCTGCAATTGATACTTCTCCGGGTTTACGTTGCTCAGCTTCTTCAAACCTCTCTATCACTGCAGTTAAGTGACAATAATCTTAATTCACCTATCTTGGTCTTCGATAAGTGGAAACCAATTCATACAAGACTTGAGATAAATTTAAGGGCGAAATTCCTCTTTATGAGATCATTTTCATCCTATAAGTTGGTGTTGGACTGATGGCACAAAAAGTGTAGCAGGACCACAACATAGCAGCAAGACTAAAGTTAAAGCAGCAAACATGTGCAACCCTGTGGTTGACACATGACAAGAGACTTGTAGTGAATATGAGGGCAAAAGTTCTTTAACGGTGTGTTTGGATGCGGGTGAATTCCCGGGAATTTAATCAAAAATAAGGAATTCCCAATTTCTTAGGACGGTTTCCCTCGTTTGGATTCTTATCCCGTGGAATTAACAATTTCCACGGGAAAATAATCGTGGAATTTGGGAGCTTAAATTCCCGACTTGAATTCCTCACAAAATAGGCGTTATTTGTCAATTCCCTTAACTGAGGTTAGTCTGAATACAAATTCTTGTCATTTTAAAACTCTACGTCATGAAATCCAAACAATGGAATTCTCCATTAATGGAATTTAAATTCAATGAATTGTAATTCCCATGATTTTGAAATTTCTATGGATATTAAAATTACTTTATCCAAACACAACGTAAGAGAACATCTGCATTCTATAAGTCTTGATATTGATGGCAAAAGAATTTTGGACAGCAAGGCTATAAAGAAATTGATATATGCATCCCTCATCTCATTTGTTGAAGGTCAATGTTATTCCTCTTCGTCTCTTATTTCTTTGGCTATTTTTGTTTATTTTATGGCCATTTTATGCTCTCCAATGATCCATCAGTAAAACAGGTAGTTTTTAATTGTTCACATCTAGCTGGGAATAATTCATCTTCCTCTCTTATCTTTATCCTATGGGTAATCCCAACATTTTCACACACAAAAAAAAAAAAACAATAAGTTATTTTACCAAACCTCGCATAGCAAAGTACAGCTTTGACATTTTTCTGGGAAGTGCTTTCCAAGGTACTGAAATTGAATCCTGGAATTCACAGAGGTGTAAGTGCACTAGACATTAGTAAGTTCATGCTATATGTGACACACATTATTACCCAAAATGTGACCATTATCTCTGTATGTGACTTGCAACAATCTAAATCCATGTGTTGTGAATAACAGTCTATTTCCATCAAAAATTATTTATCTTGAGGTCTTATTAAGATGAATGAAGGTCCCAAATTAATGAAACATGCAGAATGTGACCTAAATGAAGCTTCAATAATTGCAAAAATGTCTGGGAAGTGGGAGGAAATAATGCATGATATGCATGAAAATTATGCAACAAAACTCAACATCTAGAGCAATGAAAGACCAAGTCATACCTCAAAACTTGGATAATTGTGCTCACATTCAATTGTTTCCTCCAGTTTTTGCTGTTAAGGAAGCAAAGAAGAAGAAGAAAGTCAGTCTTTTTCTGTCATTAGTCTCTATGCTGAAGATGCTTGAGAGTATTTTGTCATTATAATCTACATCATAACAGTCAATATGTGCTCAAACAAATAGTGATTCATTGGAAAATTATAAGATTTACAGTTCTGGCAATAATATCTTTAGCCATAAATCAAGAAAAGAAATTGGCAACCACTTCAGTGAAACTAGAATATAAGAAATAATATCAGATGGTCACCTTTGAGTATTTATGGAGTTGCAGATCAACAAAAATTTCACCACAAGAGTCTCTACAATCAACTGTGTAAAATGCAACCCGCTTTGATAACTTTCGGCATTTTTCATTGATCAGTTTCTACAAAAGAAGAATTGACAAAAGACAATAGATAATGTGGATTAAACTCATGATCAATGTAAATCAGAAAGTGATAATCAAATCTGAAGAGAAGGAGCATCATACTTTTGTAGAGAGAGAGCAACAACTGATGACCACAACATCAAAGTTGCTGTAGAACTCACCACCAAAGTTTGACAAGTCACCTGTGAGATCAAAGAATGGGATACTCTTAATTCTTCTTTTACCAGAAATTACAAAAAATAAAAAAATTAAAAATAAACCTAACTAATCTAAGTGCCATAAATTTCCCAACAATCACCACTCCTTTGATACGAACAACCATTGGAAACTTCGTTTAATATACTCTTAAACTAGTATACTCTTAATAAACTCAAAAATTTGTTTCAGCTACTTAATCCGAATCAAATCATTGGAAAATCTGTAGCACTAGAAAGCAGACCTTTCTCCACAGAAACACGAACCATCGGATTGAAATCTTTCAGAGAATCGCGACAAAGCTCGGTTAGAGTTTTCCCACCATACACGCTTTCATCACAAGGTATCAAAAAGTTAGCAGAAAGGGCCTCTTCGGTCGCTACCCGATCATCCACCAGTGTCAAACTACCGACTCCTGCTAGTACAATGTTCTTGCAAAACTACCCAAAAGCAAAAACCCACAAAAGTTTAACAAAAATTGCACACCAACATTTTCATTCTAACACAAACCAGAGTAGATATGACAGTTCAAATTAGCTCAATTACCTCGGCAGTAGTCCCATTAATTCCACAGACTAGTATATGAGCTTTGCTCAGCCTAAACCAAAAACCAAAATCAAAATCAAAGCTTTAAGCAAAGCAAGCAACTCAGAATTCCAAACAAAAAAAAAAAATTAAGAAAGGAAAGCTAGAAGCTTTACCTTCTCTGAGCATCAGCGCCCCAAACCCTAATTTGGCGATCGTAAAGAGCGGTCTCCTGTTCAGTCAACTCCTCGCCGTCCATTTTCAACCGCAAACCTGCAATTTTTGAAACGAAACAACACAAGAATCACATTTTTTGGAGGCCAGCGAAGTTTTACTGTAGTGAAGAAACCCTATATTGAATTGCTTACGAAATTGAACGTAGGGAGGAGCGAGACGAACCCTAAAAGCTGGAGACGAGGGTTTATGCACTACTAGTCCAGAATTGAAATTGGGGAATTTTGATTTTGATTCAGAAACTTGTTTATTATTTGACCAAACCTGAGTTGGGCTTTAAGAGTTTGGGCTTGATACCAAACATTAGGGGTATCCAACATTTGGCCTAGGGGGTAAAATTTTAATAGTAAGAAAAAATGACTTACTTTATGTATGGTAAGAAAAGTGACTTGATAGATTGATATTTGATGAATTGATGATGCTTTGATGATGCTCGGTTATATTGAATAAATTCTTGTTTTAAATAGAATTCTAAGAACACATAATTGGTGAGAAAATGCAGAAAAGATGATGTAAAAATGGGCAGTGACGAAGCCAGAATTTAAGAAATCGGGAGGCCAAACAGATTAGCAACTAAGTTTGGAGGTCCCACACCTAACAATTTCCATTGTTTCTAACAAAGTTGATTAAAATTGGTAATAGTTTCAAATGTGTCAACATAGGAGTGGGGGGTGCCATCTTAGTTCCGCCAGTGAAAATGGGTAAGATATTGAGCAACACGCCTCTAAGACATATTAGGACTCTAACTCTGTTGGCGTTTAATTAGTTATGTTTCTCTACGTGATGAAGAATCTATCAACTAATACAACCAAATACCAATATTATTGATTGGTATCTACCTCTTATTTTCCTTTCGTTTTCTCTCTTTCAATCACTTGTCATCATAAGAAAACCATCGATGTTGAAATGTCGGTCATCCGAAACAATGCTTTCAAAACATACTATCCACAGTTCCTATGTCTAATGGCCAGTGATGAACCGTGTTCTAAACCGTTCAGTGTTTTCGTACATATCTCACTTGACAAATTGAAAAATGGGTGTTGGCTGGGAGACTTGGAAAAGAATATTAGTAGCAGACATTGAATACTAGCACCAAGGTGTAGTCACATCCATTAATGGATGCCTTGAGAAAAATGGCGACTCGGATCCAGAAACCATGTGCTGATATGAGCTCTTGCTCCTCCTAAATCAAGTAATTTATACGTCAAGAACAGCAGGATAAACTGATGGACGTGGTGGGCAGTGACAATGGACATGCCAATAGAGCATGGGGATCACAGCTCGCCGACGTAGAAATAAGAGAAAATTAGATAAAAATTTAAAATACTAGACCTCTTTTCAGATAAACTCATATATATTTTTCTTTTATTTTACACCCACTTCATATAAGCAAACATACCTTATAGAACAAATGTCTATAATTAATAGTTTTCTTCATTTTTCGGTTTTTCTAATTTGCCCTTCAGACAGTAGAAAGCTAAATTTAGTATATTTCTCAATTTTAGCATCAATTTGAAACTCAAATACTAACTAAAATTTAGTTAGATTTAACTTTGTTATAATCAATTACATTCTTTAATTTCTTACCTTGTTATTACTAACTTGAGTGTATATATATATAAGCTATATACAGAAGTATGTCATTTGTAATAGGATTATACTTTTCATTCTTAAGCTCACATTTGGTGTCTCTCTACATAGTCAAAAAATGTCTAATTGTAAGGTACATGTTCTTGTTCTTTGATTAATTTTCTTCTTTTTAGGTATATTATTATATCATTTCTCATCATAATCGAGAGAACATTTTACTCTCTATTACTTACGTTTCTAATGTACCTTTTAAGTAGGGCATGATATGATAATATACCTAAAAAGAAGAAACCCAAAATTAGGTTTAGGGTATAGGGTTAAGGTATAGGGTTTAGGGTATAGGTTCAGGGTATAGGGTTTATGATATAGGGTTTAGGATTTAGGGTTTATGGTATAGGGTATAGGGTTTAGGGTTTAGAGTTTAAGGTATAGGGTTTAGATCAGATATCTTATTCATATTATATTTTACCTTATGTATAGATTAGAGAATAAATTCCTTTAATCTAAATTTTTTCATAAAAATAAAGAAAACTACATGATTCTTGTAAATTGATTGAAAAATGTTAGTGTTAGAAGAAAAACTCATAATTAAGGTAAATAAGACAACATCAATTAAGCTAATTTATTATATTAATATGTTATAGTTGAATAGTGGCAATTATGTAAAATTTAGAAAAAATAAGACATAATATTAATCATAATTGATACATTTTAGATGTCTATCAGATAGGAATATTAGGTGGGTTTTATTTAAAACCACTCTTTAAAATTGGGTGTATATGAAAATTCCCCAAAAAATAATATGCATGCTTCCATTTATTTTCATTCTCTCCGGTCTCCACAATTTCTTCATCTCTATTAGTGCCAAGTTACATGTCAAAATAGTATGACAGGTGAAGCTGTGGTCATTAGCTTGAAATAATCGAAACATTCACATTTCTCTGACAGTTTAATGGGTAAAAATTTTGAGTTTCGACAATACGAAGTGTGAGATGTCGAAACTTGAGATCAATCATATCGTCTAACATGAGTTTGGGACTCTAGATACTTTAGAAAACGAGATTTAATCTTTGAGTTTGATCCTGTATATAATTTCTTGTATGCATGTACAATAATAATAATAATTGTTTGAAGTCATGGACTGCTAACAATTTGTTAGAGTCATGGTCTTGCCACAGCCAAATAACATATATCAACGTCATACGTACATATGATGAACCATATGTGTCTCAACCCTGGTTTAGAACATTGGAATGGCCCTCTCAAGAAAAGTCCTTGTCAATGCGAGCTAGGTTAGCCATGGATATAAATGTGGCTCCATCCTTCGACCTCTCATCAATCAGCTACCTGATTCATAATTGTACACCACATGTAGTTACACATCTACATCTATTTAATTTGCCCCGAGTTTGGCATGTTCCATTAATTTGGACCAAATAAATCAATGTATCACACGTAAAACACTGATAAGATAGCATATATTAGTAACATTCATTAACAAACGTACCTGTTTATCAAAAGATGTAAATACAATCATTAAAACAGTAGTGACTCAGTTTTCATATTAAGATTATTCTATTTGGCTATTATATAATCAGGTCTCCGTTGGCTATTTAGTTGCGGAAGGCTTTTCTGCTTTGTTGAAAAAAGCGGAGAGCGAAAAATTATTGCATGGAGTTTCAATTGCCCGGGGTGCACCATCAGTAACACACCTGTTCTTTGCTGATGACAGCTTGTTGTTTTGTGATGCTTCAGTTCAAGATTGTCTCAAGTTAAAAGAGATTTTTGCGGTGTATGAGAGGGTATCGGGGCAGAAAATCAGTGTGGAAAAATCTACTGTTAGTTTCAGTCCACGAACGACGAGGGTAGTGAAGGAAGCTTGTAGTACAGCGTTGGATATGAAAATTGTTCCATGCCATGAACGTTATTTGGGATTGCCTATAGTGACTGGAAGAAATAAAAAGAAAGTCTTCAAGGGTGTGGCTGATCGGGTGTGGCAAAAAATTCAAGGTTGGGAAGGTAAACTGCTTTCCAAGGGTGGTAAGGAGGTGTTGATCAAAGCTGTGGCTCAGTCAATACCTACTTATACTATGAGTGTTTTCCAGTTACCAGCAGGGATTTGTAAGGAAATTAACAAGCATCTAGCAAGATACTGGTGGGGCAATTTTGGTGGAAAAGGTATACATTGGAGGAGGTGGGATGCACTTTGTGTGCCGAAGGGAGAAGGTGGCTTGGGTTTTAGGGAGTTTCAGTGTTTTAATCAAGCTTTGGTTGGAAAAATTGGTTGGAGGCTAATTCAAGATGAGGAGTCTTTGGTTGGTCAGATGTTGAAGGCTAAATACTACCCTAATAGTTCTTTTTTGGAGGCTGTTATTGGGAGGAATCCTTCCAGTATTTGGAGGGCTGTGATGTGGGGTAAACAACTTCTAACTAAAGGTCTTCGGTGGAGGGTAAGCAATGGGGCCGAAATCCGAGTTTTTCAAGACCCTTGGGTTCCTGGAATACCTGATTTTAGAATTGCATGGAAGAATGGCTGTGATTGGAATATGAGAGTGAATGAGCTGATTTCGGTGTCCGGTTTGTGGGATATGCATAGGCTGGAGAAAGTAGCTACAATGCAGGAAGTGGAGGCTATGCTTAGTATCCCTATTGCACAATCAACGTGTCGGGATAAATTGATTTGGAATCAAAATAAGCAAGGGAAGTTTTCAGTTAAGAGTGCTTATTGGTTGGCGAAGAAAGAGAGTAATCGCTCCACACCGATAGCTTCAGTGTATTGGAAACATCTTTGGAAACACAAAGTCCCACCAAAGATGAATCATTTTTTATGGAGGTGTTCGATGGGATTTATTCCATGCATGTGGTCGTTGTATCAGAGGTATATTGTTCAAAGTCCTTTATGTCCGAGGTGCCAAGCTGCTGATGATACGCCCTTGCCGCAACCTGGTCTTGTTCGTTTTGTGTTGCGGTGTTGGAGAGGGTGAGTTTCTATTCCAAGCTGGTTTCGGGTATGTTGACCGACTTTACTGAGTTTTTGAATCATGCTTTCAAAGTTTTAATTGTGGATGAGATGAAATTGCTTATTATAATGCTTTGGAGCAATTGGAGTGAGAGAAATAGGGTCATACATGGAGAACGGCCTCGACCCCCATCTATTATATATGACCAGTGTGTGTTAATGTGGGAAAGTTTGTTGGCGATGCAGGATAGTAGGCAATCACACTTGAGTAGTGGGGGGTCTATAATTGGTATGGCATGGCAACCTCCTAGCCCTGGTATGTTAAGCTTAAATACTGATGCTTCTGTTATTAATAATGGAGTTAATAGAGTTAATATTGGTGTGGGAGTTGTTGTGAGGAACCATTTGGGGGATCTGGTGCTAGCGGGAGGAGAAAGAGTCCAAGGCCGTTTTCGACCAAGTGTTGCTGAGTTGTTGGCACTTTGTAAGGGATTGGAATATGTAGTAGAGCATAATTGGTTACTAGAGAAGGTTGAATGTGATTGTTTAGAGGCTGTGGAGTGGTGAATGATGTTGGTGAGTGTTT
This genomic interval carries:
- the LOC101295331 gene encoding putative ribonuclease H protein At1g65750-like; amino-acid sequence: MDINVAPSFDLSSISYLIHNCTPHVSVGYLVAEGFSALLKKAESEKLLHGVSIARGAPSVTHLFFADDSLLFCDASVQDCLKLKEIFAVYERVSGQKISVEKSTVSFSPRTTRVVKEACSTALDMKIVPCHERYLGLPIVTGRNKKKVFKGVADRVWQKIQGWEGKLLSKGGKEVLIKAVAQSIPTYTMSVFQLPAGICKEINKHLARYWWGNFGGKGIHWRRWDALCVPKGEGGLGFREFQCFNQALVGKIGWRLIQDEESLVGQMLKAKYYPNSSFLEAVIGRNPSSIWRAVMWGKQLLTKGLRWRAGESSYNAGSGGYA
- the LOC101298012 gene encoding SUMO-activating enzyme subunit 1A-like; protein product: MDGEELTEQETALYDRQIRVWGADAQRRLSKAHILVCGINGTTAEFCKNIVLAGVGSLTLVDDRVATEEALSANFLIPCDESVYGGKTLTELCRDSLKDFNPMVRVSVEKGDLSNFGGEFYSNFDVVVISCCSLSTKKLINEKCRKLSKRVAFYTVDCRDSCGEIFVDLQLHKYSKQKLEETIECEHNYPSFEDSISVPWKALPRKMSKLYFAMRVIERFEEAEQRKPGEVSIADLPGVLKLKKEFCESQSLKESHIPDALLERLVTDPREFPPVCPIIGGILGQEVIKAISGKGEPLKNFFFFDAMDGKGIIEDLSNFSTGS